A window from Pseudomonas campi encodes these proteins:
- a CDS encoding ornithine cyclodeaminase family protein yields MLHLDSDSVKKLLNFKLGLRLSEEAFRLHSSGQVEQPLRTIVRGRANELMGVMPAYIKSGPYQGFGLKSVVVRFDADVRGPSHMGSVLIYDEAGVAPVVAVDAGAITEIRTAAASAHATRILAAPDAQRVAILGTGLQARAHLLAMRAVRPIRQVSVWGRSEAACEEFAAWSKRTGDLPVSICATVAEAVHASDIICTTTAARAPILARADLPERCHVNAIGSSALGFQELHEDIYQGSALFTDSNPAVLAAAECVIKAVHKGLLSGEEVGMEIGTLSADDVRAQGPGVTIFKSVGLAVQDLVFSREVIRQWVATSR; encoded by the coding sequence ATGCTGCATCTGGACAGCGACTCGGTCAAAAAACTGCTGAATTTCAAGCTCGGCCTGCGGCTCAGCGAGGAAGCTTTCAGGCTGCACTCCTCAGGCCAGGTAGAGCAGCCATTGCGCACCATCGTCCGCGGGCGCGCGAACGAGTTGATGGGGGTAATGCCTGCATACATCAAGTCGGGCCCCTATCAGGGGTTCGGCTTGAAGTCGGTGGTGGTCAGGTTCGACGCCGACGTCCGTGGCCCGTCCCATATGGGCAGCGTATTGATTTACGACGAGGCCGGAGTAGCCCCGGTCGTCGCGGTAGACGCTGGGGCGATCACCGAGATCCGCACGGCCGCTGCCTCGGCACACGCGACCCGTATTCTTGCGGCCCCCGATGCTCAGCGCGTGGCGATTCTGGGCACCGGTTTGCAAGCGCGGGCCCACCTGTTGGCAATGCGGGCCGTGAGGCCCATCCGGCAAGTCTCCGTATGGGGGCGTAGCGAAGCCGCATGCGAGGAGTTTGCAGCCTGGAGCAAACGCACCGGTGATTTGCCGGTCTCGATTTGCGCCACGGTGGCCGAGGCCGTGCACGCCAGCGACATCATCTGTACCACCACGGCCGCTCGCGCGCCCATTCTGGCCCGTGCTGATCTGCCGGAGCGCTGCCATGTCAACGCAATCGGCTCTTCGGCTCTCGGTTTCCAGGAGCTGCATGAAGACATTTACCAGGGCAGCGCCTTGTTCACTGACAGCAACCCAGCGGTGCTTGCCGCAGCCGAATGCGTGATCAAGGCCGTGCACAAAGGCCTGTTGTCTGGCGAAGAGGTCGGGATGGAGATCGGCACACTCTCGGCCGATGACGTCCGCGCACAGGGACCGGGTGTGACGATCTTCAAGTCGGTCGGATTGGCGGTGCAGGACCTGGTCTTCTCCCGCGAAGTCATCAGGCAGTGGGTCGCCACGTCCCGTTGA
- a CDS encoding branched-chain amino acid transaminase, translated as MADELGTTTPPPRSPHPWVYFEGQVVAAAEALVPVTTQAFNYGTAVFEGIRAYVAGCGGLNVFRLDDHLKRLENSARLLQLENLPRRAEMKAIILDLLRRNEATTDSYVRPLAYKKALLPGVGFGVKLTGVSNGLVINTLPMGAYMPAGGIRCAISSWRRIPDVSLPARAKITGSYANSALAMESAQRNGFDDALMLNVHGNLAESTTSNVFVVKDGCLITPPLSAHILEGITRDAVMTLAREELGLQVIERDISFSELFSVDECFLAGTGVEIVPVTQIDHYVLQESGVGEISAAIKSLYLQTVKGLNSKYAHWLSPVSD; from the coding sequence GCCCTGGTACCGGTCACGACCCAAGCATTCAATTACGGCACCGCTGTTTTCGAGGGCATTCGCGCCTATGTCGCGGGTTGTGGAGGGTTGAATGTCTTCCGCCTGGATGACCACCTGAAACGACTGGAGAATTCGGCCCGGCTGCTGCAACTGGAAAACCTGCCGCGACGCGCCGAGATGAAGGCAATCATCCTCGACTTGCTGCGGCGCAACGAGGCAACCACCGATAGCTATGTCAGGCCCCTGGCCTACAAGAAGGCGTTGCTGCCAGGCGTTGGTTTTGGCGTGAAGCTCACCGGCGTCAGCAACGGCCTGGTGATCAATACCCTGCCCATGGGCGCCTACATGCCTGCAGGCGGTATTCGCTGCGCCATTTCGAGCTGGCGGCGCATACCCGATGTTTCGCTTCCCGCGCGGGCCAAGATCACCGGTAGTTATGCCAATTCAGCGCTGGCCATGGAGTCGGCGCAACGCAATGGGTTCGATGATGCCTTGATGCTGAATGTGCACGGCAATCTGGCCGAGTCGACAACCTCCAATGTCTTCGTTGTAAAAGACGGCTGTCTTATCACCCCGCCTCTGAGCGCCCACATTCTTGAGGGTATTACCCGCGACGCGGTGATGACCCTGGCCCGAGAAGAACTGGGCTTGCAAGTCATCGAGCGAGACATCTCGTTTTCCGAGCTGTTTTCAGTCGATGAATGCTTCCTGGCCGGTACTGGCGTCGAGATCGTGCCCGTGACGCAAATCGACCACTACGTGCTGCAAGAGAGCGGAGTCGGCGAAATTAGCGCTGCGATCAAGAGCCTCTACCTGCAGACGGTAAAAGGCCTGAACAGTAAATACGCCCACTGGTTGAGCCCGGTATCCGACTGA
- a CDS encoding carboxymuconolactone decarboxylase family protein: MMPVLKLHTLDSTPEKSKALLQSSIDNFGWIPNQSAYMSESPSLLGAYQRAHDLFIDSSLTEEEKAVVWITTGVANHCAYTIQAHAFIALAKGVDERVVDALAHEPSRLDARLLALHGFTLEVIDCRGSLSKPAIDALLRAGFSKQNMLDVILGVSQKNMSTILNSIAGTEIDERFKWHAFQGLKQTAEA; this comes from the coding sequence ATGATGCCTGTCTTGAAGCTGCACACACTCGACTCGACCCCGGAAAAAAGTAAAGCGCTCCTGCAGAGCTCCATCGACAACTTTGGCTGGATCCCCAATCAGAGTGCCTACATGTCGGAATCCCCTTCGCTACTGGGCGCCTACCAGCGCGCACATGATCTGTTTATCGACAGCTCGTTGACCGAAGAAGAAAAAGCGGTGGTGTGGATAACCACCGGCGTGGCCAACCACTGCGCGTACACGATCCAGGCCCACGCCTTCATTGCTCTGGCCAAAGGCGTGGATGAGCGCGTGGTCGACGCCCTTGCCCATGAGCCTTCCCGCCTGGATGCGCGCCTGTTGGCGTTGCACGGTTTTACCCTGGAAGTGATTGATTGCCGCGGCAGCCTGAGCAAGCCGGCCATTGATGCGCTCCTGCGAGCCGGCTTCAGCAAACAGAACATGCTGGATGTGATTCTCGGCGTGTCGCAGAAGAACATGTCGACCATCTTGAACAGCATTGCCGGCACCGAAATCGACGAGCGCTTCAAATGGCATGCCTTTCAAGGACTCAAGCAAACGGCCGAGGCTTGA
- a CDS encoding bacilysin biosynthesis protein BacA, whose protein sequence is MDSKFLDLGVADWREVLIHTLGPNGTSSEAAAGCFSEWFGHRYPGSRIQLNLSDSYEHARASMDEHAPGVLIVANAYPQIHNFYMDPRLSLVATFVFDTPLYGLASKGPLTTNKLTVATHPAPLLLIEELLPEGLEINSVILALSTSAAAAAAARGEVDVALTTEVAASIHGLHFISSTRPIRMLWSVFALTRWSAQPTEASLRCS, encoded by the coding sequence ATGGACAGCAAATTTTTGGACTTGGGTGTTGCTGATTGGCGCGAGGTGTTGATCCACACCCTGGGCCCCAACGGGACCAGCAGTGAAGCCGCCGCAGGCTGCTTCAGTGAATGGTTCGGCCATCGATATCCAGGTTCACGCATACAGCTCAATCTCAGCGACTCTTACGAGCATGCCCGCGCCAGCATGGACGAACACGCCCCAGGGGTGTTGATCGTGGCCAATGCCTATCCGCAGATTCATAACTTCTATATGGACCCGCGGCTAAGCCTGGTGGCGACATTCGTGTTCGACACGCCCTTGTACGGGTTGGCGAGCAAGGGACCGTTGACCACCAACAAGCTGACAGTGGCCACCCACCCTGCGCCGCTGCTCCTGATTGAGGAGCTATTGCCTGAGGGCCTGGAGATCAACTCCGTGATCCTCGCCCTGTCCACCAGTGCCGCAGCGGCGGCAGCGGCCAGGGGCGAGGTCGATGTGGCGCTGACCACGGAAGTAGCGGCGAGCATCCATGGTTTGCATTTCATCTCGAGCACCCGTCCGATCCGCATGCTCTGGTCGGTCTTCGCGCTTACCCGCTGGAGCGCGCAGCCGACCGAGGCCAGCTTGCGCTGCAGCTGA